One part of the Girardinichthys multiradiatus isolate DD_20200921_A chromosome 10, DD_fGirMul_XY1, whole genome shotgun sequence genome encodes these proteins:
- the ptges3l gene encoding putative protein PTGES3L, whose translation MNKAKIVRPEGSQPAHALWFDRKKYVTINFVVQKPKDVQVDIQPDKMILCCKNDTDDVFYNELHFYDKVQIHDSRERVHERTINILLRKMKPDVAWPRLQKDPARPCWISVDFDNWRDWDHEEDEGKAEYDQYMDMIQEMASGNKGTVPDMGDLSDSD comes from the exons ATGAACAAAGCAAAGATTGTAAGACCAGAAGGAAG CCAGCCAGCACATGCGCTGTGGTTTGACAGAAAGAAATACGTCACCATCAACTTCGTTGTTCAAAAGCCTAAAGATGTCCAAGTAGACATCCAGCCAGACAAAATGATTTTGTG CTGCAAAAATGACACCGATGATGTCTTCTACAATGAACTGCACTTTTACGACAAAGTCCAAATCCAT GACTCTAGAGAGAGAGTGCACGAACGCACCATCAACATCTTGTTAAGAAAGATGAAACCTGACGTTGCATGGCCTCGTCTTCAGAAGGACCCAGCAAGG CCCTGCTGGATTTCTGTAGACTTTGATAACTGGAGAGACTGGGACCATGAGGAAGATGAGGGAAAGGCGGAATACGACCAGTACATGGAT ATGATCCAAGAAATGGCCAGCGGAAACAAAGGAACAGTCCCAGACATGGGGGACCTCAGTGAT TCTGACTGA
- the aarsd1 gene encoding alanyl-tRNA editing protein Aarsd1, whose translation MAFQCQRDCYMKVFVTSVVSCCPAELKQEVNGKKETLKGFNVILQDTVLFPEGGGQPDDRGLIGEAPVLKVTRQGPDAVHFVTSPVEVGQEVRVKVDWERRFDHMQQHSGQHLITALADSMFGYKTTSWDLGRHRSTIELDTPSVKAAQLQELEEAVNEKIRAHIPVNVQLLSLNDPAVEKVRSRGLPEDHAGPIRVVDIEGIDANMCCGTHVKNLSHLQVIKLLGTEKGKKNKTNLIFLAGNRVLKYAEKSYSTERSLVSLLKTGPDEHVQAVDKLQKSFKLLQKTNLSLLRDTAVFIAQNFMNNPERGNFFSLHKKEGDNEFMNIIANEINTEEILVFLTVGEEKGPGLFLLAGPSGQVTELGPQILELLQGKGAGKNGRFQGKANSLAKREEVEALLRQHCKHHSSQEG comes from the exons ATGGCTTTCCAGTGTCAGCGTGATTGTTATATGAAAGTG TTTGTTACCTCTGTAGTGTCCTGCTGTCCCGCGGAGCTAAAACAGGAGGTGAATGGAAAGAAAGAAACCCTCAAAGGCTTTAATGTCATTCTCCAAGATACAGTTTTATTTCCCGAAGGAGGTGGCCAA CCAGATGATCGTGGCCTGATAGGAGAGGCTCCAGTTTTAAAGGTGACTAGGCAAGGGCCAGATGCCGTGCACTTTGTGACCTCACCTGTGGAGGTGGGTCAGGAGGTGCGTGTGAAGGTAGACTGGGAGAGGAGGTTTGATCACATGCAGCAGCACTCAG GTCAGCATTTGATCACAGCTTTGGCAGACTCGATGTTTGGATACAAGACCACATCCTG GGATTTGGGCCGTCACAGAAGCACAATTGAACTGGACACTCCATCCGTAAAAGCAGCGCAGCTTCAGGAACTGGAAGAAGCCGTAAATGAGAAGATCAGAGCTCACATTCCTGTTAATGTCCAACTCCTTTCTTTAAACGACCCTGCAGTGGAGAAG GTGAGAAGTCGAGGGCTGCCAGAGGACCATGCCGGACCTATTCGAGTTGTTGATATAGAGGGCATTGATGCCAACATGTGCTGTGGAACCCATGTGAAAAACCTCAGCCACTTGCAG GTTATAAAGTTGCTGGGAACAGAgaagggaaagaaaaacaaaaccaacctGATCTTCCTCGCAGGAAATAGAGTTCTGAAGTATGCAGAGAAGAGCTACAGCACAGAGCGTTCGCTGGTGTCTCTTCTGAA GACGGGTCCAGATGAGCATGTCCAAGCAGTGGACAAGTTGCAGAAGTCTTTCAAGCTGCTACAGAAG ACGAACCTGAGCCTGCTTCGGGATACGGCAGTCTTTATTGCTCAGAACTTTATGAACAACCCTGAGAGAGGAAACTTCTTCAGCTTACACAA AAAAGAAGGTGACAATGAGTTTATGAATATCATCGCCAATGAAATAAATACAGAG GAAATTCTGGTTTTCCTCACTGTTGGAGAGGAAAAGGGACCCGGTTTGTTTCTCCTTGCTGGACCCAGCGGACAAGTGACTGAATTAGGACCACA GATTTTAGAGTTGCTTCAAGGAAAAGGCGCAGGGAAGAACGGGCGTTTTCAAGGTAAAGCCAACAGCCTGGCCAagagagaagaggtggaggCTTTACTGAGACAACACTGCAAACATCACAGCTCACAGGAAGGGTAA